A genomic segment from Marmota flaviventris isolate mMarFla1 chromosome 7, mMarFla1.hap1, whole genome shotgun sequence encodes:
- the LOC139706380 gene encoding sperm motility kinase-like yields MGVGFMMSIESSERSVVRRECRDLAASSSLEEALTGRYEPLGVVGQGSFAKVFLARHILTGTKVAVKVLRKGAGATLSWVLSELDIMKGLEHPHVVQLLENVETPGTAYVVMEDMAGGQLGQHIPEVVGLWEDEARMLFGQVASAVGYCHAQGIAHRDVKADNVLLDAAGCAKLCDFGLACRFRAGEKLGLLCGTVAYWAPELHRREPYDGPAVDVWSLGVLLILMLTGSVPFTGASYAEAKEQVLQARYHLPFHLSDEAQSLVSWMLTLEPAHRPTLQQILGHPWLSQDGERCPSPPAELLPKRPDISILLAMLDLGYGLQETWLSVAMGQFDEAMATYLLLHCQKTRGAGCKVQLKLG; encoded by the coding sequence ATGGGCGTGGGGTTCATGATGTCTATAGAGAGCAGTGAGCGTAGTGTGGTGCGGAGGGAGTGTCGGGACCTCGCGGCCAGCTCCTCCTTGGAGGAAGCCCTCACGGGCCGCTATGAGCCCCTGGGGGTCGTCGGGCAGGGCAGCTTTGCCAAGGTCTTCCTGGCCCGACACATCCTGACGGGGACGAAGGTGGCCGTGAAAGTCCTGCGGAAGGGGGCGGGGGCCACCTTGTCCTGGGTCTTGTCGGAGCTGGACATCATGAAGGGCTTGGAGCACCCGCACGTGGTGCAGCTGCTGGAGAACGTGGAGACCCCCGGCACTGCCTACGTGGTGATGGAGGACATGGCTGGGGGCCAGCTGGGCCAGCACATCCCGGAGGTCGTGGGCCTGTGGGAGGACGAGGCCCGCATGCTGTTCGGGCAGGTGGCCAGCGCCGTGGGCTACTGCCACGCGCAGGGCATCGCGCACCGGGACGTGAAGGCGGACAACGTGCTGCTGGATGCCGCGGGCTGCGCCAAGCTGTGCGACTTCGGCCTGGCCTGCAGGTTCAGGGCCGGAGAgaagctgggcctgctctgcggCACCGTGGCCTACTGGGCCCCGGAGCTGCACCGGCGAGAGCCCTACGACGGCCCCGCGGTGGACGTCTGGAGCCTGGGTGTCCTCCTGATCCTCATGCTCACGGGCAGCGTCCCGTTCACCGGGGCCAGCTATGCGGAGGCCAAGGAGCAGGTGCTGCAGGCCAGGTACCACCTCCCGTTCCACCTGTCCGACGAGGCGCAGAGCCTGGTGTCCTGGATGCTGACCCTGGAGCCCGCGCACAGGCCCACGCTCCAGCAGATCCTGGGGCACCCGTGGCTGAGCCAGGATGGGGAACGCTGCCCGAGTCCTCCCGCCGAGCTGCTCCCCAAGCGCCCGGACATCTCCATCCTGCTGGCCATGCTGGACCTGGGCTACGGGCTGCAGGAGACCTGGCTGTCAGTGGCGATGGGCCAATTCGATGAGGCCATGGCCACCTACCTCCTGCTGCACTGCCAGAAAACCCGGGGGGCGGGCTGCAAGGTCCAGCTGAAGCTTGGGTAG